In Pirellulales bacterium, one DNA window encodes the following:
- the recQ gene encoding DNA helicase RecQ, giving the protein MQELLRILEKYWGYDQFRPLQAEAMRAVVEGRDSAVVLPTGGGKSLCFQAPAVQMPGLAVVVSPLISLMTDQVRALADCGVPAACINSTMGPDEKRRVADEIRAGRLKLLYLSPERLTTERTLDFLAQCQLSFFAIDEAHCISEWGHDFRPEYRTLRLLKERFPGIGVHAYTATATPRVRLDIVRELGLKNAEVLVGSIDRPKLIYRVVRRKNLLQQVCDVVDRHRDDAGIIYAIRRADVDELAASLRALGYNALPYHAGMSDEDRHRHQDAFLNDRARIIVATVAFGMGIDKSDVRYVIHAGAPKSLENYQQESGRAGRDGLEAECWLLWSPADFQTWRKLQGDLPEHAFEIAMKVLNSMDGFCSGVNCRHQAIALYFGQQLPSENCGACDVCLAELDLVDDALVLAQKILSCVVRLDGRFGGEYTTQILTASRDERIAQNGHDRLSTFGLLSDHDQKSVRGWIDQLAGQGMLERVGEYRVLQVTDRGRQVLAGALMPRLLRPASGTRKQSRAERSSWAGVDRELFDTLRGWRREIADDRGLAPFMVFSDATLRELARVRPASADRLCEIRGIGQKKQAEYGLAVIELIKAHDRERGVVREPTLSYDEDLPMKRPKHSQEDRRAAKSSD; this is encoded by the coding sequence GTGCAAGAACTTCTGCGGATCCTGGAAAAATACTGGGGCTACGATCAGTTTCGTCCCTTGCAGGCCGAGGCCATGCGGGCCGTGGTCGAGGGGCGCGATTCGGCCGTCGTGTTGCCGACCGGTGGCGGCAAGTCGCTCTGCTTTCAGGCCCCCGCTGTGCAGATGCCGGGGCTGGCCGTGGTCGTCTCGCCGCTGATCTCGCTGATGACCGATCAAGTGCGGGCCCTGGCCGATTGCGGCGTGCCGGCCGCCTGCATCAACAGCACGATGGGCCCGGACGAAAAACGCCGGGTGGCCGACGAGATTCGCGCCGGCCGGCTGAAGCTCTTGTATCTTTCGCCCGAGCGACTGACGACGGAACGCACGCTCGACTTTCTCGCGCAGTGCCAGCTCTCGTTCTTTGCCATCGACGAGGCGCACTGCATCAGCGAGTGGGGGCACGACTTTCGCCCCGAGTATCGCACGCTACGCCTGCTCAAGGAGCGGTTTCCCGGCATCGGCGTGCATGCCTACACCGCCACCGCCACGCCGCGCGTGCGACTGGATATCGTGCGCGAGTTGGGGCTGAAGAATGCCGAAGTGCTCGTCGGCTCGATCGACCGGCCCAAGTTGATCTACCGCGTCGTGCGGCGCAAGAACCTGCTGCAGCAGGTGTGCGACGTCGTCGATCGCCATCGCGACGATGCGGGCATCATCTACGCCATCCGGCGGGCCGATGTCGACGAGCTGGCGGCCAGCCTGCGCGCCCTGGGGTACAACGCGCTCCCCTACCACGCCGGCATGTCGGACGAGGATCGCCATCGCCATCAGGATGCGTTTCTCAACGACCGCGCGCGGATCATCGTGGCCACGGTCGCCTTCGGCATGGGGATCGACAAGTCGGATGTCCGCTACGTGATTCACGCCGGCGCGCCGAAGTCGCTCGAGAACTACCAGCAGGAAAGCGGCCGCGCCGGACGCGATGGCCTCGAGGCCGAGTGCTGGTTGCTCTGGTCGCCGGCCGATTTTCAGACCTGGCGCAAATTGCAGGGAGACCTGCCGGAGCACGCCTTCGAGATCGCCATGAAGGTGCTCAATAGTATGGACGGATTCTGCTCGGGAGTGAACTGCCGCCATCAGGCGATCGCGCTCTATTTCGGCCAGCAATTGCCGAGCGAGAACTGCGGCGCGTGCGACGTGTGCCTCGCGGAACTCGATCTCGTCGACGACGCGCTGGTGCTGGCCCAGAAAATCCTCTCCTGCGTCGTGCGGCTCGACGGTCGCTTCGGCGGCGAGTATACGACGCAGATCCTCACCGCCTCGCGGGACGAACGCATCGCGCAGAATGGCCACGACCGCCTCAGCACCTTCGGCCTGTTGTCCGATCACGATCAGAAAAGCGTGCGCGGGTGGATCGATCAACTGGCCGGCCAGGGCATGCTCGAGCGCGTGGGGGAGTACCGCGTGCTGCAAGTGACCGATCGGGGCCGGCAGGTGCTGGCCGGAGCGCTCATGCCGCGCTTGTTGAGGCCAGCCAGCGGCACGCGCAAGCAGTCGCGCGCCGAGCGATCCTCCTGGGCCGGAGTCGACCGCGAATTGTTCGATACGCTGCGCGGTTGGCGGCGCGAGATCGCCGACGATCGCGGCCTGGCCCCCTTCATGGTCTTTAGCGATGCGACGCTCCGCGAGCTGGCGCGGGTTCGGCCGGCGAGCGCCGACCGGCTGTGCGAGATTCGCGGTATCGGACAGAAAAAACAGGCCGAATATGGCCTAGCGGTCATCGAGCTGATCAAGGCGCACGACCGCGAGCGGGGCGTCGTGCGCGAGCCCACCTTGTCGTACGACGAAGATCTTCCGATGAAAAGGCCGAAGCACTCCCAGGAAGATCGCCGCGCGGCGAAGAGCAGCGACTGA
- a CDS encoding glycerol-3-phosphate dehydrogenase/oxidase has protein sequence MRGTCYITAVSGDQKPILILGAGINGCAIARELLLNRVPVYLVETTDVAYGATAYSSRLIHGGLRYLEYGEFDLVRESLAERTRLLRLAPHLVRPLQLFIPVSNRFGGLLAALPRFLGWGEKLAVTKRRGVWLVRMGLWFYDRYARDPSLPRHAVYSSHERNAMPVDRRAFPWLCSYYDGQVRYPERFSLALLEDTRRLSAEYGVEFRVLMRHRARLVGQTVELCAADADEHAPAESTLEPAAIVNATGAWVDRTLARLPVHAQRMMGGTKGSHLVTSNEALRAALADRAIYAEAADGRPFFILPFGHETLIGTTDLPFDEAPDRAVATPQEIDYLIGSVNEILPDVKLSQADVDLHYSGVRPLPYIDQATPGAITRRHWLAPLDDAPLPIFSVIGGKLTTCRSLAEESVHTILARLGRPVLANSRERPLPGGEDYPRDRAALIACWEQLAAKFHLQCVQVESIWWLLGTRTEGVLAGIENLSADCVAGTSFPREFARWVIRHEFPRNVSDLVERRLMLLYVPTVSADTLRELATLLAEEGVIGHADIEPEIVRTIDRLVTHFGKCVQ, from the coding sequence ATGCGGGGTACTTGCTATATTACGGCCGTGTCAGGCGATCAGAAACCCATCCTGATTCTCGGAGCCGGAATCAACGGTTGCGCCATTGCGCGCGAGCTGCTGCTCAACCGCGTGCCGGTCTATCTCGTCGAAACGACCGACGTGGCCTACGGCGCCACGGCCTATTCGTCTCGTCTGATACACGGTGGGCTGCGTTACCTCGAATACGGCGAGTTCGACCTGGTGCGCGAGTCGCTGGCCGAGCGGACGCGCTTGCTGCGCTTGGCTCCCCACCTGGTGCGCCCGCTGCAACTTTTCATTCCGGTGTCGAATCGCTTCGGCGGCCTGCTGGCCGCGCTGCCCCGGTTTCTTGGCTGGGGCGAGAAGCTGGCCGTCACCAAACGGCGGGGCGTGTGGCTCGTGCGAATGGGGCTCTGGTTCTACGACCGCTATGCGCGCGATCCCTCGTTGCCGCGGCACGCCGTCTATTCGTCGCACGAGCGGAATGCCATGCCGGTCGATCGCCGCGCCTTCCCCTGGCTTTGCTCCTACTACGATGGTCAGGTTCGTTATCCGGAGCGATTCTCGCTGGCGTTGCTCGAGGACACGCGGCGATTGTCGGCCGAATATGGCGTCGAGTTTCGCGTGCTGATGCGGCATCGCGCCCGATTGGTCGGGCAGACAGTCGAACTATGCGCCGCGGACGCCGACGAGCATGCGCCGGCCGAATCGACTTTGGAGCCGGCGGCCATCGTGAATGCGACCGGCGCCTGGGTCGACCGCACGCTGGCGAGATTGCCCGTACACGCCCAACGCATGATGGGAGGCACCAAGGGAAGCCATCTCGTGACGAGCAACGAGGCTTTGCGCGCGGCGCTCGCCGATCGGGCCATCTATGCCGAGGCCGCCGATGGACGTCCCTTCTTCATCCTGCCCTTCGGCCATGAGACGCTGATCGGCACGACCGATCTGCCCTTTGACGAAGCGCCCGATCGCGCCGTGGCGACGCCGCAGGAGATCGACTACCTGATAGGCTCGGTGAACGAGATCCTGCCCGACGTAAAGCTGTCGCAGGCCGACGTCGACTTGCATTACAGCGGGGTACGGCCCCTTCCCTACATCGACCAGGCGACGCCGGGCGCGATCACTCGCCGCCACTGGCTCGCTCCGCTCGACGATGCGCCGCTGCCGATCTTTTCGGTCATCGGCGGCAAGCTGACGACCTGCCGCTCGCTGGCGGAAGAGTCGGTCCACACGATTCTGGCGCGGCTCGGTCGGCCGGTGCTGGCCAACAGCCGCGAACGGCCACTCCCGGGAGGCGAGGATTATCCCCGCGACCGTGCCGCACTGATCGCGTGTTGGGAACAACTCGCCGCGAAATTCCATTTGCAGTGTGTGCAGGTCGAATCGATCTGGTGGCTCCTCGGCACGCGCACCGAAGGAGTGCTTGCTGGAATTGAAAATCTCTCGGCCGACTGTGTCGCCGGCACGAGCTTCCCGCGCGAGTTCGCCCGCTGGGTCATTCGCCACGAGTTCCCGCGCAATGTTTCCGATCTGGTCGAGCGGCGTCTGATGCTGCTCTACGTGCCGACGGTATCGGCCGACACGCTGCGCGAGCTGGCAACGCTGCTGGCGGAAGAAGGTGTGATCGGCCACGCGGACATCGAGCCAGAGATCGTGAGAACGATAGATCGCCTGGTGACGCACTTCGGCAAATGCGTCCAATAA
- a CDS encoding MIP family channel protein translates to MSRSLVRELAAEFLGTFILIVFGVAVVAQVILSGKESGEFLSINLGWGLGVTMGIYVAGGVTGAHLNPAVTLALAAHRGFPWSKVIPYSLAQIAGAFVASAVVFATYNEALTHFDGGVRQITGEQGTAGIWATYPQPYLSNVPGGLVDQIVGTALLVLVIFALTDERNMAPESKLGGLFVGALVLLIGMTFGHNCGYAINPARDFGPRLFTAVAGWGMDVFRAADYWWWVPIVGPLIGGVLGGLAYDQLIRRFHPAEKN, encoded by the coding sequence ATGTCGCGTTCGCTCGTGCGTGAGTTGGCCGCCGAGTTTCTGGGCACGTTCATCCTGATCGTGTTCGGCGTGGCGGTGGTTGCGCAGGTCATTCTCAGCGGTAAGGAAAGCGGCGAGTTCCTGTCGATCAATCTCGGCTGGGGGCTCGGCGTGACGATGGGCATCTACGTGGCCGGAGGCGTGACCGGCGCCCATTTGAATCCGGCCGTCACGCTCGCGCTCGCCGCGCATCGCGGGTTCCCCTGGAGCAAGGTGATTCCCTATTCGCTGGCGCAGATCGCCGGAGCCTTCGTCGCCTCGGCCGTGGTCTTCGCCACCTACAACGAGGCCCTCACCCACTTCGACGGCGGCGTGCGCCAGATCACCGGCGAGCAAGGCACGGCGGGCATTTGGGCCACGTATCCGCAGCCCTATCTATCGAACGTTCCCGGCGGACTCGTCGATCAGATCGTGGGCACCGCCCTGTTGGTGCTGGTGATCTTCGCGTTGACCGACGAGCGTAACATGGCCCCCGAGTCAAAGTTGGGCGGATTGTTCGTCGGCGCGCTCGTGTTGTTGATTGGCATGACGTTCGGCCACAACTGCGGTTATGCCATCAACCCCGCGCGCGATTTCGGTCCGCGTTTGTTCACCGCGGTGGCAGGCTGGGGCATGGATGTGTTCCGCGCTGCCGACTACTGGTGGTGGGTGCCGATCGTCGGTCCGCTAATCGGCGGCGTGCTGGGAGGCCTTGCCTACGACCAGTTGATCCGCCGCTTCCATCCCGCCGAAAAGAACTAA
- the glpK gene encoding glycerol kinase GlpK, which produces MSKYILALDQGTTSSRAIVFGHDGRAVATAQQEYEQILPAPGVVEHDPEAIWSSQLKVAQDALKQAKLEAKDIAALGLTNQRETTVVWDRATGKPVANAIVWQSRITAPICDRLKSEGLADTFRQKTGLVVDAYFSGTKIKHLLDTVSGLRAKAEQGKVLFGTVDSFLIWRLTGGQRHVIDVSNASRTLIYNIHKLDWDDELLEILGIPRKMLPEVRPSSEVYGETAPELFGGPIPIAGDAGDQQAATFGQGCFTPGSAKNTYGTGCFLLLNTGEKPVASQNNLLTTIGWQLDGKTTYCLEGSVFIAGAAVQWLRDGLKLVQSSQEVETLASTVEDAGGVYFVPAFVGLGAPYWDQYARGTVIGITRGTQAGHLARATVESMAYQSRDLIEAMEKDAGLELSTLKVDGGATANNSLLQFQADILGAKVQRPVVAETTALGAAYLAGLAVGFWQNKDDVTRNWALDREFSPQWDDAQREKLYRGWRRAVERSLDWEEHA; this is translated from the coding sequence ATGTCCAAGTACATTCTCGCGCTGGATCAGGGCACGACTTCGAGCCGTGCGATCGTCTTCGGGCACGATGGCCGCGCCGTGGCGACGGCACAGCAGGAGTACGAGCAGATCCTGCCGGCGCCGGGCGTCGTCGAGCACGATCCCGAAGCCATCTGGAGCTCGCAGCTCAAGGTGGCGCAGGATGCCTTGAAGCAGGCGAAGCTCGAGGCCAAGGACATCGCCGCCCTGGGGCTCACCAACCAGCGCGAAACGACGGTCGTCTGGGATCGCGCGACCGGCAAGCCCGTGGCCAACGCCATCGTCTGGCAAAGCCGCATCACCGCACCGATCTGCGATCGCCTGAAAAGCGAGGGCCTGGCCGATACGTTCCGGCAGAAGACCGGGCTTGTCGTCGACGCCTATTTCTCCGGCACGAAGATCAAGCACCTGCTCGATACCGTCAGCGGATTGCGCGCCAAGGCCGAACAAGGGAAGGTGCTCTTCGGCACCGTCGACAGCTTTCTCATCTGGCGCCTCACCGGCGGCCAGCGGCACGTCATCGACGTGAGCAACGCCAGCCGTACGTTGATCTACAACATTCACAAGCTCGATTGGGATGACGAGCTGCTCGAGATCCTCGGCATCCCGCGCAAGATGCTGCCCGAGGTGCGCCCTTCAAGCGAAGTTTACGGCGAAACGGCCCCGGAACTTTTCGGCGGACCGATCCCCATCGCGGGAGACGCCGGAGATCAGCAGGCAGCCACGTTCGGCCAGGGCTGCTTCACGCCCGGCAGCGCCAAGAACACCTACGGCACGGGCTGCTTCCTGCTGTTGAACACCGGCGAGAAGCCCGTGGCGTCGCAGAATAACCTGCTGACGACCATCGGCTGGCAGCTCGACGGTAAGACGACCTACTGCCTGGAAGGCTCGGTCTTCATCGCCGGCGCCGCCGTGCAGTGGCTCCGCGATGGGCTCAAGCTGGTCCAGAGCTCGCAAGAGGTCGAGACCCTGGCCAGCACCGTCGAGGATGCCGGAGGAGTCTATTTCGTGCCGGCCTTCGTGGGCCTGGGCGCGCCCTATTGGGATCAGTACGCGCGCGGCACCGTCATCGGCATCACGCGCGGTACCCAGGCTGGCCATCTGGCGCGGGCCACCGTCGAGTCGATGGCCTACCAGTCGCGCGACTTGATCGAAGCGATGGAAAAAGACGCCGGGCTGGAATTATCGACCTTGAAAGTCGACGGAGGCGCCACGGCCAACAACTCGCTGTTGCAATTCCAGGCCGACATCCTGGGCGCCAAGGTGCAACGTCCCGTGGTGGCGGAAACGACCGCGCTCGGCGCCGCCTATCTGGCAGGGCTCGCGGTCGGGTTCTGGCAGAACAAGGACGACGTTACGCGGAACTGGGCCCTTGATCGCGAGTTCTCGCCTCAATGGGACGACGCCCAGCGAGAGAAGCTCTATCGCGGCTGGCGACGAGCCGTCGAACGCTCGCTCGACTGGGAAGAACACGCCTGA